The genome window GATCCAGGATCGATCATTCTTCTTATTGGCATAATGCTTAATGATGGCCGCATCTGGAAAAGCCTCCTTGAACCTAGGACATTCATTCAAGTAGTGGTCTTTTTCGCATAATTGGCACTTCCTCTTACGCTGTTTTGTACCAGCTTTCTGGGATCTGGATCTAGAGCTTGCAGTCATTGCAGTACTGTTGGCAGAAACATTGTTGGAGATAACAGAAATGACATCACTGGAGTTGATAGTCTCATTTCTTCCCAACAAATTCAAACATGTGGCCTGGTGATCAGGGTTCAATGCAATGAGCATCAGAGCCTCAAAATGATCCAGGACTTTCTgcatattattttctttttcacTGTCAGACAAGTAAGTGCCTCTTTCTGCAGCAATAATCTGTTTTGCAACAGTTCTAAGGGATTTACTAGCCCAGGAGTGTTGTTCTTTGATCGACTTGTTAAACATTGACTGATTCTGGTTAAATAACATGGCGGTAGTGCTAACTTTTACCCTACCGTAAGTTTCTTTTAAGAAAGCCATGACCTGAATTGATGACTGATTGAAATGAGTTGAGGTATACTTTCTAATAACAGCCTGGACATGGGCTTCGGAACTTGTCAAAATTACAGCCTTAACGGCCGTGTCCAGTAAGTTTAATACGGACTTCTTGATTATAGAATTTTCTTGAACTTCCACAGGAATTGTAGTAACGTTGCCGTTATTTTcgaaatattcaaaaagttCAAGTCGAATAATAGATAGTTTATTCGAGAAGGGTGCATACCAAAAATTGAAGTTGTCTTCTCCATTTAGTTTGACGTCGAAGTAGAAGTCATTTGCGACAGGGCTCATAACCTGTTGAGTTAGTACTTGGGCGTACTGGGAAGACATACTGCTCTCGGTGTTGTTGTAATAGTAATTTGCACAATTAGTCGAGTTGTAATTGcttatcttctttttttcttttataaattatatatctttatgTCTGGgaatgaataaatataactttgTTAACACATTGCtacaaaattatatttacacCCAGATCTTTTCTCCTATAACTAAATGTTATTAGTAAGGTTAATTTTCTAAGCAGTTACAATGCCGAAATATGAATTCAAGCATTACTCATATTTCAACactttttaattataaatatctgGTTCTAACCTGTTTCCATTTTACAAACTATAACCATCAGTATGAACTTACAGTTTTTATAGAAAGTTATATGTTGttcttttctaaatttCTTGCAAGACGGTAGTAGTCGTAAGAATACAAAATAACTAAACCttgtaaattatttaaatttcgAAACAGACGTCTAGAATATACTTTCAAGAAACAAATTGGATTAACTAAGTGAAATAACGTAATTGATGTTTTGGcatataaatttttactACATATGttttacaaaagaaaatgcaAGCAAGCTTACTTAAATAAACTATAAACCATTATCACATTTTGACCATTCATAGATGTTTGTATTATCGGCATACCACAATCTAAAAGATCCATACCAA of Tetrapisispora phaffii CBS 4417 chromosome 13, complete genome contains these proteins:
- the TPHA0M02170 gene encoding DUF5314 domain-containing protein, which gives rise to MSSQYAQVLTQQVMSPVANDFYFDVKLNGEDNFNFWYAPFSNKLSIIRLELFEYFENNGNVTTIPVEVQENSIIKKSVLNLLDTAVKAVILTSSEAHVQAVIRKYTSTHFNQSSIQVMAFLKETYGRVKVSTTAMLFNQNQSMFNKSIKEQHSWASKSLRTVAKQIIAAERGTYLSDSEKENNMQKVLDHFEALMLIALNPDHQATCLNLLGRNETINSSDVISVISNNVSANSTAMTASSRSRSQKAGTKQRKRKCQLCEKDHYLNECPRFKEAFPDAAIIKHYANKKNDRSWITAAETDINKDNWIFDNGSTVHICNDKTMFTEFQNGTGSQISVVAGNVKIKGYGSVVTDTHIHHFVFYIDNLTFPLSLLQTVYTEYCGRGTPLDSNVYF